In Nonlabens agnitus, the DNA window TACAGATGAATATGATTATGCTGCACGCATTAATAACAGCAATGGATATACCGTTACTGATGATGAAACTACTTCTGATTGGGTAGGCGGCGATGTCAACAGTAGAAATGCTGAAAGAACTCAATACGAGTTCTCTTCTACCGATGGTCGAGTGATTCCAAGTTTTTTTGCAGGAGCAATTGTAGAGAACAATATAGGAGCGCTTAATTTTGGTCAGAGTGGAGACGTGGCGTCTTCACAGTCTTTTGCTTTCACTAGCCTTTCCATTTATCCTAACCCAGCCACGTCTTTTCTTAATGTGGTTTCCAATGGACCAGAAGCCATAACAGGTGCAGAAATTTTTGACGTATTGGGAAAAAGAGTAAAAGCACTTAATGACTGGAACAGCAACCAGATTAATGTTGACGCTTTAAACAGCGGTGTGTACTTCTTGAAAGTGTATTCCAACGACAACAGTATCACTAGAAAAATCGTTATTCAATAGAGTAACTTGATTTTCAATACAAATCCAGTAGGGCAGTGCCTTACTGGATTTTTTTGTTGAGGCTGTCTCACCACACAAGAGAATCAGCCACGAAAGATGGTAATTACAAAACCTCAAGAAATCAAAAAACCACACTCTTTAATGGAGTGTGGTTTTTCATTTATTTCGTGAGCTCAATACGATATTCAGTCTGAAGCTGCTGTGCTATTTCTGGATTGATCGGGACCTTATTGTCACTCATAAAATTTGAGCCGATAAAACCACCAGCTACTGCGCCCCACACGACCATAAGATTCCAGCGTTCTGCTTTCCAGTCAAATTTGAAGAAACCTGCAGCCTTCCCAGCACCTACAGTCGCACAAGCTGTCCTCAAATTTGAAGACATTCCAAATTGTTTGCCCAGAAGCAACAAAATGAACATGGTCAATGCGATAAGTGGTCCTGCTACATACCAAGGCCACGGTTCATAAATCCAATTCATTTTTACTATTTCTGTCAAATATGACACTTTCGCGAAAGCGAAATTGTAACAATAGTTACTTTATTCCATATTTAATAACTAGTATCATCCAGCTTTACGGTACCGTTGAAAGTTTTATATAGAAAGATGAAATATCCAGCAAGCAGTGGTGCACCAATCAATACGATGGTCAACATAATTCCCAACGATTTTTGTGAAGAAGCTGCATTATAGATCGTTACATTATATTCAGGATCGATGGAGGATGGCAGCAATACTGGATAAAGTTGAAAAGCTACCAGCATTAACAAAAAGGACATGGTCAAAGAAGAGAACACCAATGCATTGATGTATTTTTTCTTTGAAACAAGTCTAGGCACATTTGCTATTGCCAGCAACGCCAAGACAGGGAGAACGAACGATATGGGTTGCTCTTTAAAATTTTCTGTAACACCTTCTACAAAAATGAGGGTATACAAAGACATTACAGAAAAACTAACAATAAAAAATATCATACCTCTCTTGAGTAAAAAAGTTAACCTAGCATGTAGGCGGCCTTCTGTTTTAAGCAATAAAAATATAGCTCCTTGCGTCATAAATAGAGCTACTGTAGTTATTCCTACCATTATGGCATAGGGCGATAGAAAGTGAAAGAAAATACCTCCTTCAAAGCTTAGATCCTTACCTATTGCAAACCCTTGAATAATATTGCCCAACACGACACCTAATAAAAAGGAGATCAAAATGTTGGAAAGGGAATAGACAATATCCCATGTTTTGCGCCACCAGGGCATTTCTTCTGCACTTCTAAATTTGATGGAAATGGACCTCAAAACCAGAAGCATAAGAAATAACATAAATGGCACGTACATCGATGAGAGCATGGTAGCATACATGACTGGAAAACCTGCAAACAATGCACCACCACCTATGACCAAAAATACCTGATTTGCGTCCCAAAGTGGTCCTATTGCATTGATGGCGATACGTCTGCTCAAATCCTTTCTGAAAAATAAGTGCCAGGCACCTGCACCATAGTCAAATCCTTCTAGAATGGCATAGCCAGAGAACAATAAGCCGACAACTAAAAACCACAGCGTGGGATAATCCAGTCCTAAAAAAGTTTCCATAGTGATTTGTTATACGTGTTTCAAAAATTCGTCTGGATTTTGCGCTTCTTCATAAGGGCCATGTTTGATCTTCTTATTCATGAAGTAAAGAAATAGAAGAAAAAGTATGCTATACACTATTAAGAATAAAATCAACGAAAAGAGAATCTGATTGGAAGAGACTTCCTGTGAGAAACCTTCGTCCGTTCTTAAGTGCCCGTATACAATCCAAGGTTGTCTTCCCATCTCTGCAGAGAACCAACCGACTTGATTTGCTATCTGGGGTAGAAGCACTGAAAATGCAAAAAACTTAAGGAGCCATCTCTTATCAAATAGCGTCCCACGCCACCACAGGAAACTGGCATAAAGTGTTAGACCTATAAGGATCATGCCTATGGAAATCATAATGTGATAAAATTGGAATACGGCATTTACCTGACTAGGTCTATCCCTTTTAGGAAAGGCGTTGAGTCCAGTAATAGGCTCTTGAAAATCCTGATGCACGAGGAATGATAAACCGCCTGGGATTTTAACACCTGTGACTTCTTGGGTTTCATTATCCACCCAACCGAATAGGTACAAATCTGCCGGTGCTGATGCTTCATAATGTCCTTCCATAGCGGCAAGTTTTGCTGGCTGGTTTACGGCAACACCATCTGCAGAGCTATGGCCAGAAATAAGTTGCGTCAATGAAATGATAGTGGCTAGAACCAAGGCTATCTTGAACGCCTTTTTAGAAATTTCTACATATCGTCCTTTAAGTAAATAATAGGCATGGACACTTAAAACTAAAAATGCCCCTGCCAAAAAAGCCCCTTGCCATACATGAATGATTCTATCAACACTGGAAGGATTAAATACCATGGCCCAGAAGTCAGTCACCTCAGCTCGAGCATTGAAACCTTCTCCTACAATGTGATAACCGGCTGGAGTTTGTTGCCAGCTGTTTGCTACCACTATCCACACGGCAGAAAACATGGAGCCTAAGAATACTCCAATGGTTGATATAAAATGCACCCTGGGCGACACCCGATTCCACCCAAATAATAAGATGCCCAAAAATGCACTTTCTAAACCAAATGCAAATAGGCCTTCTGCCGCAAGCGCGCTACCAAAAATATCACCTACATACCTTGAGTATACCGACCAGTTGGTACCAAATTCAAATTCCATGATGATACCGGTGGCAACACCTATCCCAAATGTTATTGCGAAAATCTTTAACCAGAATCGTGTCAGTATTTCATATTGTTTATTGCCAGTCTTCAAGTACATCCCTTCAAAGAACACCATGATCAACCCAAGACCTATGCTTAGAGGTGGATAGATATAATGAAAAGCTATAGTAAAGGCAAACTGAATTCTAGCAAGGATTTCTGTGTCCATGGGGGCTTTAAATTTGACTCTAAAGTTAAAAATCAACTTTTAACTAAAGTGTAACAAGAGATACTTATTTCCAGTAAAGATTGCAGTAGCATGATGGTAGAAAGGTGGGAGCCTCAAAAGTGCATTGCTTGACTACTTGCGAATTCTGATTTTTAAATTACGCAACTATAATTGTAGAAGAGATGGTATTTACAAGAAAACTTTATTTAACTACAGCTGTAGTTAGAGGCTTTATTTTTATTCTACTAACCATACTGTTTTACTTTCTCTTTTTGAGCGCAAAAAGAAAAAGGTCACGATGTAAATTCATGACCTTCTGAAATATCCCTTTGCTTTTAAGTTTTACACATCTATACCCTTCAACATCTTGTTCCAGTATAGATAGGGAAGCATGAATTTTTTAAGCATCCATAAACGCCAGTGCTCTTTTGAACTGTCTGAGATAAACATTTGTTTGAGCTTAGGGTCTGGTGTGAAGTTGTTGTCGTAATCAAATTCTGCCAGTACCATCTTTCCATAATCAGTGACTAGAGGGCAAGATGAATAACCATTATAAGATTTAGAACCTAATTTATCTGTCTGAATCATTAAGTTAATATTATCCACAACAACTGGGACTTGCTTTCTAATTGCCGCACCTGTTTTTGCTGTAGGTAAGGCAGCAACATCACCTAAACTGAAGATGTTTTTAAATTTATTGTGCTGCATGGTATGCTTGTTCACATCGACCCAACCAGCTTCATTGACTAAAACGGATTCTTTGACGAATTTAGGTGCTACACTAGGTGGAGCGGTATGAAGCATATCGTAATGAATACCGTAGCGTTTCCCATCACGAATTACTTTTACATCTTTATAATTATATTGAAATGCCTTGTCAATAAATTTTCCTTCGTCTTGGCCAGACATTACCACACAACCACCAGCTGTTACATCCTTTGCCAGTTCGTACCAGGCAATTTGCTTTTCTGCATCTACGGCCACCAGCTTATGATGAAACCTAAGATTGATGTCTTTGCGGTCTACCACTTTCATGAGAGTTTTCGCAATTTCCTTGACTCCAAAAATCACTGATCCCGCAGTGGCAAAAACTACATTAGATTTATCTCTAACACCTGTTTTTCTGAAGTGACTATCTGCTAAGTACATTATTTTTTGAGGCGCGCCGCCACATTTAATGGGCGTTGTAGGTTGTGTGAATAATGCTGTACCACCCTTAAAGTTCTTTATCACATTCCACGTGTGGACTGGATCTGTGTAATTGCTACATACAACACCTTTGTCCATGGCATCGCCTAAACCTAGCACAAGACTAAAGTCATAGGCTAAACCTGGTGCAACTACTAAATAGTCATACGTGACAGCGCCATGATTGAGAGTTAAAACTGCGTTATTGTCAGGATCAAAACCGGTTGCTTTATCCTTAATCCATTTGACACCCTTAGGCATAATCGATGCCATGGGCTTACCAGTTTTTTCATAGTCATAGGTACCAGCTCCCACTAGAGTCCATGCGGGTTGGTAAAAATGCGTTTCTGCAGGTTCAATGATAGCGATGCTATTGGATATTTTTTGCTGTAATAGTTGAGCTGCGGTCATAATTCCAGCGGTCCCGCCGCCTATGATCAGTACTTGATGATGCGTTGCCATAGTATGTCTTTATAATTCTCTTAAATGTAAATAGCTCTAATCAGAATATGTGTAACTGTTGTTACAGATCTCTTTTTTCTAATTTTTCAAAAAGCATGACCAATAC includes these proteins:
- the cydB gene encoding cytochrome d ubiquinol oxidase subunit II, encoding METFLGLDYPTLWFLVVGLLFSGYAILEGFDYGAGAWHLFFRKDLSRRIAINAIGPLWDANQVFLVIGGGALFAGFPVMYATMLSSMYVPFMLFLMLLVLRSISIKFRSAEEMPWWRKTWDIVYSLSNILISFLLGVVLGNIIQGFAIGKDLSFEGGIFFHFLSPYAIMVGITTVALFMTQGAIFLLLKTEGRLHARLTFLLKRGMIFFIVSFSVMSLYTLIFVEGVTENFKEQPISFVLPVLALLAIANVPRLVSKKKYINALVFSSLTMSFLLMLVAFQLYPVLLPSSIDPEYNVTIYNAASSQKSLGIMLTIVLIGAPLLAGYFIFLYKTFNGTVKLDDTSY
- a CDS encoding NAD(P)/FAD-dependent oxidoreductase is translated as MATHHQVLIIGGGTAGIMTAAQLLQQKISNSIAIIEPAETHFYQPAWTLVGAGTYDYEKTGKPMASIMPKGVKWIKDKATGFDPDNNAVLTLNHGAVTYDYLVVAPGLAYDFSLVLGLGDAMDKGVVCSNYTDPVHTWNVIKNFKGGTALFTQPTTPIKCGGAPQKIMYLADSHFRKTGVRDKSNVVFATAGSVIFGVKEIAKTLMKVVDRKDINLRFHHKLVAVDAEKQIAWYELAKDVTAGGCVVMSGQDEGKFIDKAFQYNYKDVKVIRDGKRYGIHYDMLHTAPPSVAPKFVKESVLVNEAGWVDVNKHTMQHNKFKNIFSLGDVAALPTAKTGAAIRKQVPVVVDNINLMIQTDKLGSKSYNGYSSCPLVTDYGKMVLAEFDYDNNFTPDPKLKQMFISDSSKEHWRLWMLKKFMLPYLYWNKMLKGIDV
- a CDS encoding cytochrome ubiquinol oxidase subunit I, with amino-acid sequence MDTEILARIQFAFTIAFHYIYPPLSIGLGLIMVFFEGMYLKTGNKQYEILTRFWLKIFAITFGIGVATGIIMEFEFGTNWSVYSRYVGDIFGSALAAEGLFAFGLESAFLGILLFGWNRVSPRVHFISTIGVFLGSMFSAVWIVVANSWQQTPAGYHIVGEGFNARAEVTDFWAMVFNPSSVDRIIHVWQGAFLAGAFLVLSVHAYYLLKGRYVEISKKAFKIALVLATIISLTQLISGHSSADGVAVNQPAKLAAMEGHYEASAPADLYLFGWVDNETQEVTGVKIPGGLSFLVHQDFQEPITGLNAFPKRDRPSQVNAVFQFYHIMISIGMILIGLTLYASFLWWRGTLFDKRWLLKFFAFSVLLPQIANQVGWFSAEMGRQPWIVYGHLRTDEGFSQEVSSNQILFSLILFLIVYSILFLLFLYFMNKKIKHGPYEEAQNPDEFLKHV